From Mustela nigripes isolate SB6536 chromosome 13, MUSNIG.SB6536, whole genome shotgun sequence, one genomic window encodes:
- the TCL1B gene encoding T-cell leukemia/lymphoma protein 1B yields the protein MASQASPWLGVPPHRLWAVRPGIYEDEKGRTWVTVVVRLSPSQRARARGSPGSTHEPSITVHLWLMPVHPQKPMSPSQLTLSQLPLTWQLYPGRRYRAMDSRLWEVVDHGQIASTEQLILAQLPPRE from the exons ATGGCCTCTCAGGCTTCTCCGTGGCTTGGGGTGCCCCCGCACCGTCTGTGGGCCGTGAGGCCTGGCATCTACGAGGACGAGAAGGGGAGGACCTGGGTAACCGTGGTCGTGCGGCTCAGTCCCTCCCAGAGAGCTCGGGCCAGGGGGTCCCCGGGCAGCACA CATGAACCCAGCATCACAGTGCACCTGTGGCTGATGCCAGTGCACCCCCAGAAGCCCATGTCCCCCAGCCAGCTGACCCTCTCCCAGCTGCCCCTCACGTGGCAGCTCTACCCTGGAAGAAGGTACAGAGCAATGGACTCCAGGCTCTGGGAAGTGGTGGACCATGGCCAG ATTGCCTCCACAGAGCAGCTGATCCTGGCACAGCTGCCCCCCAGGGAGTGA